A stretch of Henckelia pumila isolate YLH828 chromosome 4, ASM3356847v2, whole genome shotgun sequence DNA encodes these proteins:
- the LOC140859780 gene encoding polyadenylate-binding protein 2-like produces MAAPVQMQTPVQVVNAVPSGGAPFVTSLYVGDLDANVTDSQLYDLFSQMGDVVSVRVCRDLTSRRSLGYGYVNYGNPQDAERALEELNFTPLNGKPVRVMYSHRDPSIRRSGAGNIFIKNLDKDIDHKGLHDTFSAFGNILSCKVVTNSSGQSMGYGFVQYAGEESGQKAIEKLNGMLLNGKQVYVGPFLRKQEREMSVDRTVFNNVFVKNLSESTTEEDLKKTFGEFGSITSAVVMRNEDGTSRCFGFVNFDNAEDASRAVDSLNGLKFDNKEWYVGRAQKKSERETELKHRFEQTVKETVDKSQGLNLYIKNLDDSISDEKLKELFSSFGSITSCKVMRDPKGISRGSGFVAFSSPDEASRALSEMNGKMIASKPLYVALAQRKEDRRARLQAQFAQMRPISVMPTATPRMPMYSPGGPGLGQQIFYGQPPPAMLPPQPGFGYQQQLVPGMRPGGPLMPNMFVPMVQQGPQGPRPGGRRANGVPMQQGPQPVPVMQQPMLPRGRGYRYPPVRSIPDVSLQGMAGSMIPVPYEMGGMPLRESGISQPIPIGALASALANASPTEQRTMLGENLYPLVEQLEPEMAAKVTGMLLEMDQTEVLHLLESPEALKAKVAEAMDVLRNVSQQQAGNPADQLASLSLND; encoded by the exons ATGGCGGCGCCTGTTCAGATGCAGACTCCAGTGCAAGTTGTGAATGCGGTTCCCTCCGGCGGTGCGCCGTTTGTCACATCGCTTTACGTCGGTGATCTCGACGCGAACGTGACGGATTCGCAATTGTACGATTTGTTCAGCCAGATGGGAGATGTGGTTTCTGTTAGGGTTTGTAGGGATTTGACAAGCCGTCGTTCGCTTGGATATGGCTACGTCAACTACGGCAACCCTCAAGATG CTGAGAGAGCATTGGAGGAGCTGAACTTCACTCCTCTCAATGGAAAGCCGGTTAGGGTTATGTATTCTCATCGTGACCCTAGTATACGTAGAAGTGGTGCAGGAAATATCTTTATTAAG AATTTGGACAAGGACATCGATCATAAAGGGCTTCATGATACGTTTTCTGCATTTGGGAACATTCTCTCTTGCAAAGTGGTTACAAATTCTTCTGGTCAGTCAATGGGCTATGGCTTCGTGCAATATGCTGGTGAGGAATCTGGCCAGAAAGCTATTGAGAAGCTCAATGGCATGCTATTGAATGGAAAACAAGTTTATGTGGGACCATTCCTGCGCAAGCAAGAAAGAGAGATGTCGGTAGACAGAACAGTGTTTAACAATGTGTTTGTGAAGAATTTATCTGAATCAACAACTGAAGAAGATCTTAAGAAGACATTTGGTGAATTTGGATCAATAACTAGTGCAGTGGTGATGAGAAATGAAGATGGAACATCAAGATGCTTTGGATTTGTTAACTTTGACAATGCCGAGGATGCTTCTAGAGCTGTTGACTCTCTTAATGGCCTGAAATTTGATAATAAGGAATGGTATGTTGGAAGAGCTCAGAAGAAATCTGAGAGGGAAACTGAATTGAAACATCGTTTTGAGCAGACTGTGAAGGAAACAGTAGACAAATCCCAGGGACTAAATCTGTATATCAAAAATCTTGATGATAGCATCAGTGATGAGAAACTCAAGGAATTGTTCTCTTCATTTGGATCGATAACATCATGCAAG GTGATGCGAGATCCCAAAGGAATAAGCAGGGGGTCAGGATTTGTTGCATTCTCCTCTCCTGACGAGGCCTCTAGAGCT ctTTCTGAAATGAATGGCAAGATGATTGCTAGCAAACCTCTTTATGTTGCGCTTGCTCAAAGGAAGGAGGATAGAAGAGCACGGTTGCAG GCCCAATTTGCTCAAATGCGTCCAATTTCTGTCATGCCTACTGCCACTCCTCGCATGCCTATGTACTCCCCTGGTGGCCCAGGCCTAGGGCAGCAAATATTTTATGGACAACCTCCGCCTGCCATGCTCCCACCCCAA CCTGGATTTGGGTATCAGCAGCAGCTTGTTCCTGGTATGAGGCCTGGTGGGCCTCTCATGCCAAATATGTTTGTGCCTATGGTCCAACAAGGGCCTCAAGGTCCACGTCCTGGTGGTAGGCGTGCCAACGGTGTTCCTATGCAACAAGGCCCACAGCCTGTTCCTGTAATGCAGCAGCCG ATGCTTCCGAGGGGTCGCGGCTATCGCTACCCCCCTGTGCGCAGCATTCCTGATGTCTCTTTGCAAGGGATGGCTGGAAGCATGATTCCTGTCCCTTATGAAATGGGTGGCATGCCGTTGCGTGAATCGGGAATATCACAGCCCATACCAATTGGCGCGTTGGCATCTGCACTTGCAAATGCATCGCCCACAGAACAGCGGACG ATGCTGGGTGAAAATTTGTATCCACTTGTGGAACAATTGGAGCCAGAGATGGCAGCCAAGGTGACAGGCATGCTATTGGAGATGGATCAGACTGAGGTTTTGCACTTGTTGGAGTCACCAGAGGCTCTTAAGGCTAAGGTTGCGGAGGCCATGGATGTTCTGCGGAACGTGTCTCAGCAGCAAGCTGGCAACCCTGCTGACCAATTGGCTTCTCTGTCTTTGAATGATTGA
- the LOC140862664 gene encoding uncharacterized protein yields MVGNLCPKPKNNLLQNYTKSLNLKVDRSSSWLFEVFDGDKSCAVDLGNWSCSCRIWKINGIPCNHARAAIESKGLSIYDFCDSYNKVKNYRRAYAVVVNSIPTFDIDTDLPHSNGDIIRPPDVRSQPGRKRTQRFRSQVKKRVIKCAWCHNPGHNHRKFKEVI; encoded by the coding sequence ATGGTTGGAAACCTATGTCCTAAGCCAAAAAATAATTTGTTACAAAACTACACTAAATCTTTGAATTTGAAGGTTGATAGGTCTAGTTCATGGCTTTTTGAGGTTTTTGATGGTGATAAAAGTTGTGCAGTGGATTTGGGAAACTGGAGTTGCTCATGTAGAATCTGGAAAATTAATGGGATCCCTTGTAATCATGCTCGTGCTGCGATTGAATCAAAGGGTTTGTCAATATATGACTTTTGTGACTCTTACAACAAAGTTAAAAATTATCGGAGAGCTTATGCGGTAGTTGTCAATTCAATCCCTACATTCGACATCGATACTGATTTACCACATTCTAATGGCGATATAATTAGACCGCCGGATGTCCGATCGCAGCCAGGACGTAAAAGGACACAAAGATTCCGGTCTCAAGTAAAGAAACGTGTTATCAAGTGTGCATGGTGTCACAACCCGGGGCATAATCATAGAAAATTCAAGGAAGTAATATAG